TGCCATATAGTGCTATTGAAAATGGGGAGTTTATAGGGGTCGGTGCAGATATTTTAGAATTATCACATAACATTACAAATATACAATACACGCTAGTTGAAACTAAAACATGGAAAGAGTCTTTGGAGCGTGCTGAAAATAGAGAGTGCGATATGATGCCTATTGTAAGTAAAACACAATCAAGAGAAAAATATCTGGATTTTACTACCCCATATCATAGTGATAAATTGGTTATAGTTTCTAAAAAATCAACAAATTATATTTTAGATTTTGGCTCCATTAGAAATAAAACGTTTTCTATTATGAAGGGTAGTTCAAGTATAGATATACTGCGTGAAAAATACCCATATATAAAACTGAGTGTTGTTGATTTAATTGAGGAAGGGTTACTTGGTGTTGAGAGAGGGGATTACTATGGACATATAGATGTTATGATGCGCTCTGCTTATTATATACAGAAAATGTCTAAAGTAGATTTGAAGATAAACACCCAACTTGAAGATACGGTAGAGATTGGTTTTGCAGTAAGAAATGATGATAAAGTGCTTCTCGATATATACGAAAAGGTCTCCAAAAGTCTAAAAAAATCTGACCTGCAAAAAGTTATAAATAGCTGGGTGCAACTAAACTATACAAACAATATTGAATTTAAATATTTAATAGAGATTATAATTTTTATAATTCTGGCAGTAGTGATATTTTATCATAGACACTATATTTTGAGTAAAAGAAACAAAGAGTTGAAACTCTTACAAGATGAGTTGCTGGAGTTAAATAAAACTCTAGAATCGAAAGTAAAAGATGCTGTTGATGAGATGCAAAAAAAAGATACTTATATGCTCCATAGGTCTCGATTAACTCAGATGGGTGAGATGATTAGTATGATAGCCCACCAGTGGAAACAGCCGCTTGGCTCAATTTCTGCACTTAATATATCAATGCTAATGGCAATTGAACTTGAAAAATATGATTTAAAAGATGAGAAACAAAGAGAAGAATTTCTAGATTTTTTCAATGAAAAACTAAAAAAAATAGACTCTCATGCTCTAAATCTAAGTAATGTTATCGCTGATTTTAGAGATTTTTACAAACCTAGTGCAAACGTAAGATTGATGCATATGAATGAAGCGGTAATAAAAGCGTATGAATTTTTAATAGAGAGTTTAGACTCCAGTGGAATAGCCGTTAGAATGGATTTAAATTCAAAAAAAGAGGCAGAGTTGCACGAAAATGAGTTTATACAGGTTGTTTTAAATATTTTAGGTAATGCGAAAGAGCAGCTGATACTAAAAAAAATAAATAATCCGGAAATTTTTGTAAAAACTTATGATGATAAAACAAAAGTTGTTTTGGAGATTAGTGACAATGCGGGAGGAATTAGCGAGGATATAATTGATAGCATATTTGAGCCGTATTTTTCTACAAAAATGGATGCAAATGGTACAGGACTTGGTCTTTACATGTCTAAAAGTATAATAAAAGAACATCATAATGGAAAAATATATGCTAAAAATAGCGAAGTCGGTGCAGTCTTTGTTATTGAAATAAAAGCTAAAAAGAGAATTGCAACAGAGGATGAAGTATGAGAAGTGATGTAGTTATAATCGGTGCAGGCGGTGCAGGTTTAGTCTCAGCGATTCATGCTCATGAGAGTGGAGCCAAAGTTATAGTCTTAACAAAAGAGTATCCTACCAGAAGTCAGACATGCATGGCACAGGGCGGCATAAATGCAGCTTTGTCGAACGTAGGCGAAGATAGTGTTGAAGCACACATTCAAAATACACTGAAATCGGCTCATTCTATTGCAGACGAGAGTGCCGTAAAGTTTTTATGCGAAGAGGCAATAGGTGCCGTAGAGTGGTTAGACAGCATCGGTGTACCGTTTAGCAGAACAAAAGATGGCAAGATAGCACAAAGGACTCTAGGAGGGGCATCTGCACCGCGTGCATGTTATGCGCAAGACTATACAGGATTAAAAATCCTTCATACACTTTATGACAGATGTCTTTCTCTAGGTATTGAGATTTTAGATGAGAGATATCTTTTAGAGTTCATAACAAACAAAAGTGAAAACAAACTATCAGTTTGCGGCGTTAGTGTTTTAAATAAACGAAGCGGTGAAGTTGAGATATATGAGAGTTCAAGTGTAATAGTGGCAACCGGCGGATATAGCAGAATTTTTCATAAGCATACAACAAACTCATCAAGCTCAACAGGAGACGGAATAGCCTCAGCACTACGAGCGGGAGCTAGACTTAGCGATATGGAGTTTATACAGTTTCATCCGACAGCCCTTAAAAACTCATCCATACTTATATCCGAGAGTGCCAGAGGTGCAGGTGGTTATCTTTTGAACTCAAAACTAGAGAGATTTACAAATGAGTTGGCTCCACGCGATGAGGTAGCACGTGCAATTTATGATGAGATGCAAAAGGGTGAGGATGTTTTTTTGGATATTCGTCATCTTGGAGAAAAGTTTATAGATGAGGAGCTTCCTCAAGAGAGAAAACTTGCAAAGCTTTATGAGAACATTGATCCGGTAAGTGATTTAGTTCCAATAAAGCCGGTTGCCCACTACACAATGGGCGGAATAGAGGTAGACTCAGAATCAATGACAAACGTGATGGGTCTTTTTGCTGTTGGTGAGTGTGCTAACCATAAGGTTCATGGAGCGAATAGACTAGGTGGAAACTCACTTTTAGAGTTGATAGTCTTTGGAAAACAAGCCGGGAACAATGCGGCTAGTTATGCAAATAATGTGAAAGCATACGAGAATTTATCCTTACATGTAGAAGCTCAAAGCGAAATACTACAGAATATAAGAAACGCTACATGTAGAGTTAGTTTTTATGAAAAACATAAACTTATTGGAGATATTTTTTATAAAAATGTAGGGATCAAAAGAGATAAAAAAGAGTTGATTTTTGCCTTGGATGAAGTATATAAAATTAAAGATGAATTGCCGTTGATGGGAGTTGACGATAAATCAAAAATATACAACAGTAATTTAATAGAATTTTTGGAGTTCAAAAATATGCTTCAACTTTGTGAGATGGTGCTGATATGTGCAATTGCAAGAGACGAGAGCCGCGGTGCCCATTTCAGAGTAGATGCACCAAACGAGAATGATGTAATGTTTAAAGCTCACAGTATAGTAGATGATAACACAAGGGTTAGTTATGAAAATTAATATTCAAAGAGAGAAGCTTACTGAGTATGAGTTTGATTTAGAAGATGCAACTTTGCTTGAGGCTTTGAATGAGATTAAAACCAAACAAGACCCGTCGTTAGTATATGCCAGCGGCTGCAGAAGCAGTGTATGCGGAAGTTGCGCTATGAGAGTAAATGGAAAAGAAATCTTGGCATGTGCGTATAAAGTTCAAGATGGCGATTTAGTAGAGCCTCTTAACAATGTTCCTGTTATACGTGACCTAGTAGTAAATATGAACAAGGCATATAAGTTTAATTTTAAGGCGAAAGCTTGGCAGAGCTCACCTGCTAAAAAAATATCTATAACTCAAGAGGAGGAGAAGATAAATGAAGTACAGAGTGATTGTATTTTATGTGGTTCATGTTATAGCGCTTGTCCTGTTTATGCCGTAAACAGTGAGTTTTTAGGACCATTTTCTCTAACAAGAGTTTGGAGATATGTTAGCGACAAAAGAGAAGAAAACACTAAAGATAAAATAGACACTATTCAAACTAACGGTGTTTGGGACTGCACTTTGTGCAACGAGTGTACAATTGTCTGTCCGCAGGATATTTCAAGTAAGGCAGATATAGAGAAGCTTAGAGCAAAGAGTGCAATGGCGGGCTATATGGATCCAAGTTTTGGAAGTTTTGGCGGTTCGTTTGATGGAAGTCCAACTTTTTAGAAATACTAACAAACTTCAAATATGTTATAATCTGCTAAATTGTTATAAAACAGGTGCCTATTGAGGGTGTGAAATAAAATTAAGGAAAGAAAATGGCAAAAGAATATTCGTTTGATATAAGTGCAAAGATAGATATGCAAAATTTTAAGAATGCTATAAATATGGTAGATAAAGAGGTTGCAAATCGTTATGATTTTAAGGGGACTACTTATGAGGTCGACTACAATGAAAAAGCTAAGACTTTAGTTTTGATAGCATCTAGTGATAATAAGCTTGATGCTCTAAAAGATGTTGTAGTAGCAAAATTTTTAAAACAAGGGCTAAGCTCTAAAGTTTTGGAAGAACAAAAAGTAGAAGACTCTAGCGGTAACAACAGAAAAGTTACTTTTAAAGTTGTTGATTATATTGAGTCCAAAGAGGCTAAAAAAATAGTAGCAGAGATAAAAAAACTCAAACTCAAAGTTAATGCTCAGATAGAGGGTGATGCTATACGTGTAAAGGGTGCAAAACTAGATGACTTACAAAAAGTTATAGCAGAGATTCGTGGACAAGAGTGGGAAGCTCCTCTTGTTTTTGAAAACATGAGATAAGAAAGGTTTTATATGTCAAAGTTAACTATTGCAGATGCTGCTGAGATACTCGGTGTCTCAAAAGAGGCTATTCACAACCGCATAAGAAGAGGTTCCCTTCAGAGTGAAGTTGAAAACGGGGTAAAGCTAGTTGTACTTGACGGTGATGCAAATGCTAAAACACCACAAAAAAGAGCAATTAATATAAAGGCATCACCTGTAGTAGATGACAGGTATTATAAACTTTTAGAAGAACAAAATGCAAAGCTCCAGCAAAAAATAGAGACCCTTGAGGGCGAAACAAAAAGCTTGAGAGATCAAAAAGAGCAGATGCTAATCGCTGAGAGAAAAAAAATCGAGCAGATTTACAAAGATAAAGATGAACAGCTTAAAAATATACTAAATGCAATATCGTCTAAGTTTATGTTAAGTGCACCGGATGAAGTAATAGAAGAGATGGTTGATGCTGAAATAGATGAGCCTGAGCAGGTTAGCAGGCTTATCTCTCTTGGTAAATATTTAAAAAGTAAAGATTTTTCAAAGAAAAAAACTTCAAAAATTAAAGAGAAGTTCAAAAAACAAGCAGAGATTGATTCGAGAATTATTACTATAGGAAAAAAGTACTATGTTGATTTGGATAAGTATGACTATAGCGATTTATCGCTATAAATCACCTATCTTAAGTGTTAAACCTTTTAAGTGAGTTATTGGGTATGAGTAGGCTATCCCTTCTCCTCCACCTGTAATATCCAAATCATCCATGACTTTTTTAATGATTTGACCAACATTTTTTGTTGGTGTGATAAACATTAAGTTTGAATCGGTCTCTTCACTGTGAAGTCTATTATAAAAATTGGCCATTTCATCGAGTCCCATACCGTGAGCACTCATAATTGTTACACCTCTAGCTCCTGCATCTTTGGCAGCGAGTAAAGCTTTCTCCTCTAAGTTTTTAGGAACTACTACATGTACAGCAGAGAATTGAATTTTGTATGAGTGTCTTTTATCTGTTCCATATACGCTGACAGTTGAGAGCCCCATATCTTCAGCATGTTCTAGGGCATGCTGAAGTTCATCAAGGTGAATCTCTTCAAGCTCATGCTGACCTTTGACTCCCATTTTCTCGGTAATAATACCATATGCCATTACTGTTAGCATAGGAAATAGTGATGCAAATGCTATAAGCCCAAAACCATCAATAAGAGGATCGCGACCATCTATGTTTGTAGCAAGTCCAAGTCCAAGTGCAGCAACTAGAGGAACGGTTACTGTAGAAGTTGTAACTCCACCACTGTCATAAGCAATAGGAACTATGTATTTAGGAGCCATAAATGTTAGAACTATAACAAACATATATCCAGCCATGATATAGTAAACAATTTCACCTCCGTTTACAATACGAAAAGCTCCAAGTGCAATACCCATAGCAACTCCAAGCGCAACAAAAAGACGAAGGACAAAATCATTAATTTTTCCATCGCTAATCTCTTTGGCTTTTTTGGCAATAGCAGTTAAAGAAGGCTCGGCCATAGTTGTTGAAAACCCAATTGCAAAAGAGAAGGCGTAGATAATAACCGTACTGTCATTTTGAGTGAGTTGCAGAGCCATTGTCTCACCAAGAGAGAAAAGACCCATCTCTAAACCGATAATAAATGCATCAAGACCAATGATAACAAGTCCAAAACCAATAATAACCTCTTTTAGGTTATCAATATGCTTTTTGATTATCACATATTGAAAAAAGAGGATAACTGCTAAGATAGGTATAACATCCATAGCAACACTTAGGATGCCTCTTAGTAGTGTTACTAGGTTAAAATTAAATGCGGCAGCAGTTTCTGCGGTATGCATTACAACTGGAGCAACTATCTTAGAAGCTTCCACGAACTCATATACGTATATCCCATAAAACTGAACAAATATCATAGGAGTAAGAGAGGCAAAAGCTATAAGACCAAAGCCATCTAAAACAGGATTTCGACCCTTAATAGTAGAAGCAAGACCAATTCCCAGTGCTGCAACAAGCGGGACTGTTACTGTTGAAGTTGTAACTCCACCCAAGTCATAAGCAAGACCAACTATCTCTTCAGGTGCAAACGCAGTAGCAGCAACAACCATAATATAACCAGCTATTATGTAGTAGTGAATAGGGTGACCTTTAATAATTCTCCACACACCAAGCACGATAGCAAAGCCAACAGAAAAAGCAACAACCATTCTAAGAACAAAAGCGTCAATTCTTCCACTGCTTATACCGGCTGCTTTATCGGCGATAACTAGAAGAGCGGGCTCCGCTACCGTAGTACCAAAACCAATCATAAATGCGAATATTACTATCCACATTGTAGAACCTTTATGTGCAAAATCGCTTGCTAGCCCCTCCCCAACAGGAAAAATACCAACCTCAAGTCCTAAAAGAAAAACAGCTAGACCAACACCTACAATAGCCAAACCGATTGCTGTGCTAAGCCAGTTTTCCGGCACACTCTGAATTATTGCTAGTTGAAAAAATATAATAACCATTATTATTGGCAATAAATCTCTAAACGATTCTTTTAAAAGCTTTAAAAATGAACCTATGTTCAGCATATACACCCTTTTAATTTATTTATTTATTTTATCATCTAGAACCATAAATTAAGATTTTTTAGATAAAATTCCAGTTACATATTGGACAGCTGGCCGAGTGGTCGAAGGCGCTCGCCTGGAACGCGGGTATAGGGTAACCTATCTAGGGTTCGAATCCCTAGCTGTCCACCATTGTGCTTAAAATATTCTAGCAAAATCCCCGAAAAATACTTTTTTTTATTGATGGTAAGATATAATAACTAAAAAAAATAATAGTAAAAAGCAGTATTAATGGAAATTGGGTTAATAGAGACAGAGTTAATTGTAGAATCTATAATGGGATTAGTTGCAGTTCTTGCGTTCTTAGTCTTTTTACTATTTTTTATTCCAAATGATGAAAAAAGAGAGAGAGAAAAGAAAAGAGAAGAGGAAAAAGTTTCGTCTGCTCCTGAACTTTCTAGTCAAGTTAAAATGCCGACA
The sequence above is drawn from the Candidatus Sulfurimonas baltica genome and encodes:
- a CDS encoding ABC transporter substrate-binding protein codes for the protein MKYVFILLSLFLSLGISVHALEKVSLQLQWFDQFQFAGYYMAKEKGFYKEAGLDVQINKMTPSMNTLDEVLSGKSVYGVGSSSLIWEHSNGKKISLISAIFQSSPYVLIALKSSNIKSVKDFAGKTVMLRDQDIDTASVHAMLNSAYTDENSLTTKEHTYDINELIDGKVDLYAGYTSNETYTLKEMGIPFTVFSPKERGFDFYSDILFTTQKEVLQNPQRVKRFRDASLKGWEYAFANISETVDIIYSKYNPQNKTKDALIFEALELKKLVYANNKAFGDIDKQKVERILDVYKVLGFTNGNADIDELLFSDGDVYLSRDELTYLKEKKVIRVCVAPSSLPYSAIENGEFIGVGADILELSHNITNIQYTLVETKTWKESLERAENRECDMMPIVSKTQSREKYLDFTTPYHSDKLVIVSKKSTNYILDFGSIRNKTFSIMKGSSSIDILREKYPYIKLSVVDLIEEGLLGVERGDYYGHIDVMMRSAYYIQKMSKVDLKINTQLEDTVEIGFAVRNDDKVLLDIYEKVSKSLKKSDLQKVINSWVQLNYTNNIEFKYLIEIIIFIILAVVIFYHRHYILSKRNKELKLLQDELLELNKTLESKVKDAVDEMQKKDTYMLHRSRLTQMGEMISMIAHQWKQPLGSISALNISMLMAIELEKYDLKDEKQREEFLDFFNEKLKKIDSHALNLSNVIADFRDFYKPSANVRLMHMNEAVIKAYEFLIESLDSSGIAVRMDLNSKKEAELHENEFIQVVLNILGNAKEQLILKKINNPEIFVKTYDDKTKVVLEISDNAGGISEDIIDSIFEPYFSTKMDANGTGLGLYMSKSIIKEHHNGKIYAKNSEVGAVFVIEIKAKKRIATEDEV
- a CDS encoding FAD-dependent oxidoreductase, whose product is MRSDVVIIGAGGAGLVSAIHAHESGAKVIVLTKEYPTRSQTCMAQGGINAALSNVGEDSVEAHIQNTLKSAHSIADESAVKFLCEEAIGAVEWLDSIGVPFSRTKDGKIAQRTLGGASAPRACYAQDYTGLKILHTLYDRCLSLGIEILDERYLLEFITNKSENKLSVCGVSVLNKRSGEVEIYESSSVIVATGGYSRIFHKHTTNSSSSTGDGIASALRAGARLSDMEFIQFHPTALKNSSILISESARGAGGYLLNSKLERFTNELAPRDEVARAIYDEMQKGEDVFLDIRHLGEKFIDEELPQERKLAKLYENIDPVSDLVPIKPVAHYTMGGIEVDSESMTNVMGLFAVGECANHKVHGANRLGGNSLLELIVFGKQAGNNAASYANNVKAYENLSLHVEAQSEILQNIRNATCRVSFYEKHKLIGDIFYKNVGIKRDKKELIFALDEVYKIKDELPLMGVDDKSKIYNSNLIEFLEFKNMLQLCEMVLICAIARDESRGAHFRVDAPNENDVMFKAHSIVDDNTRVSYEN
- a CDS encoding succinate dehydrogenase/fumarate reductase iron-sulfur subunit, yielding MKINIQREKLTEYEFDLEDATLLEALNEIKTKQDPSLVYASGCRSSVCGSCAMRVNGKEILACAYKVQDGDLVEPLNNVPVIRDLVVNMNKAYKFNFKAKAWQSSPAKKISITQEEEKINEVQSDCILCGSCYSACPVYAVNSEFLGPFSLTRVWRYVSDKREENTKDKIDTIQTNGVWDCTLCNECTIVCPQDISSKADIEKLRAKSAMAGYMDPSFGSFGGSFDGSPTF
- a CDS encoding YajQ family cyclic di-GMP-binding protein yields the protein MAKEYSFDISAKIDMQNFKNAINMVDKEVANRYDFKGTTYEVDYNEKAKTLVLIASSDNKLDALKDVVVAKFLKQGLSSKVLEEQKVEDSSGNNRKVTFKVVDYIESKEAKKIVAEIKKLKLKVNAQIEGDAIRVKGAKLDDLQKVIAEIRGQEWEAPLVFENMR
- a CDS encoding DNA-binding protein: MSKLTIADAAEILGVSKEAIHNRIRRGSLQSEVENGVKLVVLDGDANAKTPQKRAINIKASPVVDDRYYKLLEEQNAKLQQKIETLEGETKSLRDQKEQMLIAERKKIEQIYKDKDEQLKNILNAISSKFMLSAPDEVIEEMVDAEIDEPEQVSRLISLGKYLKSKDFSKKKTSKIKEKFKKQAEIDSRIITIGKKYYVDLDKYDYSDLSL
- a CDS encoding DUF1538 domain-containing protein; amino-acid sequence: MLNIGSFLKLLKESFRDLLPIIMVIIFFQLAIIQSVPENWLSTAIGLAIVGVGLAVFLLGLEVGIFPVGEGLASDFAHKGSTMWIVIFAFMIGFGTTVAEPALLVIADKAAGISSGRIDAFVLRMVVAFSVGFAIVLGVWRIIKGHPIHYYIIAGYIMVVAATAFAPEEIVGLAYDLGGVTTSTVTVPLVAALGIGLASTIKGRNPVLDGFGLIAFASLTPMIFVQFYGIYVYEFVEASKIVAPVVMHTAETAAAFNFNLVTLLRGILSVAMDVIPILAVILFFQYVIIKKHIDNLKEVIIGFGLVIIGLDAFIIGLEMGLFSLGETMALQLTQNDSTVIIYAFSFAIGFSTTMAEPSLTAIAKKAKEISDGKINDFVLRLFVALGVAMGIALGAFRIVNGGEIVYYIMAGYMFVIVLTFMAPKYIVPIAYDSGGVTTSTVTVPLVAALGLGLATNIDGRDPLIDGFGLIAFASLFPMLTVMAYGIITEKMGVKGQHELEEIHLDELQHALEHAEDMGLSTVSVYGTDKRHSYKIQFSAVHVVVPKNLEEKALLAAKDAGARGVTIMSAHGMGLDEMANFYNRLHSEETDSNLMFITPTKNVGQIIKKVMDDLDITGGGEGIAYSYPITHLKGLTLKIGDL